Within the Methanobrevibacter thaueri genome, the region CAGGAACATACGGTTCCGAATTCAAGGTTGGAGGATTTGCAGGCTATCTGTGCGAATTGCTGATTATTAATTATGGCGATTTTGAAAGCACATTAAAGTCAGCCATCAACTGGAAATATGGCCACACCATCGATTTGGAAGGATACGGCACTGCAGGCAACTTCAAGGATCCTCTGATAGTTATTGACCCGACAGACAAGAACCGCAATGTCGGTGCTGCATTAAGGCTTGACAAGATGGCGGAGTTCATTCAATCAGCACGAAATTACATATTCGGAGATAACAAGAAGGATTATTTTTACCCTCTCAAACGTGATTTGAACAAAGATGATATCCTAAACGAATTTAAACAAAGGGGAAGTGACCTAATTGCATTCAGGTTCGACATTCCTGAAATGCCATTGGACACCCTTCACCCGCAACTTAGAAAAACCTGCGAAGCGCTTGAGAGAAAACTTAATAGCGAGGAATTCAATGTCTTCAAGGCCGATTACTGGAGCGATGAGGTTGAAAAATGTGTCATTCTGCTTGAAATGACCACATCAAAGATCAATAGCGTAAAGGTCAATGTCGGGCCGAAGGTCTTTATCACACAGGCCTGCGAGAACTTTGCCGCAAAATACGGCCGTCAGAACTGTTATGTCCAGGGAGATTTCCTGGTGCACACACAGGAGAGGGAATTCAACGATGCACGTGACTTGATATCTCATATCTTTACAAAGGAACACATAGGTCTGATTAAGGTGGGAAAGAACCTCAAGAACATTATCATAAACACATTCGAATTCATTGACATTGAGGAAGTGGATGAAGAATTCCTGGACGATTTCCTGAATCCCGGCCAATATATTGTAAGATGAAATTTTTTCTAAACGTGATAACATGAGCGATAAAACCCTGTACGATTTTGAAAACGAAAATATGGATGACTATGAACTCATAGAAAGGAAGGCATTCAGAAAAGCCGTAGAGCTCAACGACAAGCTGATAGATGCCAAGACAATTCTTGAGGAAATCACATATGATTGGGATGAGTACATCAAGTTTCTAGAGGATGAAAGGATTTCAAAATACTGTGAGTTCAAGTGTCAGGAGACTATAGACTTTGATGAGGAGCTATTGAATGCAATAGCCCAGACACTTAAACAGTCTTTAAATAATACCAATAAAGCCATTGCATATAATTCAAAAAAAATTAAAATTAATCGTGTTATTGATGGATAATTTTATAGAAAATTTTATTATATTCAAAATGTAAAATATAAATTATGTCAGAGATTAAAAAACTCACTGCCGATGTCGATGCCGAGGAATATTATAAAAACTATGTTGATTTTGAAAAGTTCTCCAAGCTCTGCATCGAAGAACAGGAAATGTTGGGATACAACTGGAGCTATCCTCCATTCGATTTTGATGTAGATGAGTTATGGCATTCTTTCAATAAATTAAAGATTATTGCTTTTAAAATAGATTTTTCCAAGGAAGAACTGGAACATACCTTTGAAGAGCGAGAACTGGAATTCGTTTTGAAAAGGTTTGAACGCATCAAAGGCAGATTGATGAATGACATATACATGCTGGAAAATGAGGATTCCCAGGGATTGTTTTTAGGAAAGTGCAACATGTGCATGAGATGCACACGGGAATTCGGCCTGCCGTGCAAGATGCCGGTGAAAATGAGATATCCGCTTGAAGCTCTCGGTGCGGATGT harbors:
- the cca gene encoding CCA tRNA nucleotidyltransferase: MDYKAILEDIKPTAEEKQHIDKVSLDIMNFLQKACDEKGIDAKVALVGSVAKNTALKGKSDIDIFIAFPLDTEKKYLKKKGLELAHLCCDEFGGDAEHHFASHPYVTAEIGDCEVDIVPCYAIEDGSQLKSAVDRTILHTRYVKENLKESQEDEVLLLKRFMAMTGTYGSEFKVGGFAGYLCELLIINYGDFESTLKSAINWKYGHTIDLEGYGTAGNFKDPLIVIDPTDKNRNVGAALRLDKMAEFIQSARNYIFGDNKKDYFYPLKRDLNKDDILNEFKQRGSDLIAFRFDIPEMPLDTLHPQLRKTCEALERKLNSEEFNVFKADYWSDEVEKCVILLEMTTSKINSVKVNVGPKVFITQACENFAAKYGRQNCYVQGDFLVHTQEREFNDARDLISHIFTKEHIGLIKVGKNLKNIIINTFEFIDIEEVDEEFLDDFLNPGQYIVR
- a CDS encoding DUF2284 domain-containing protein; translated protein: MSEIKKLTADVDAEEYYKNYVDFEKFSKLCIEEQEMLGYNWSYPPFDFDVDELWHSFNKLKIIAFKIDFSKEELEHTFEERELEFVLKRFERIKGRLMNDIYMLENEDSQGLFLGKCNMCMRCTREFGLPCKMPVKMRYPLEALGADVDRTVEDIFGYKILYAHDGKLPEYLIFVGGLLYDKK